From a single Herbiconiux sp. SALV-R1 genomic region:
- a CDS encoding thiamine-binding protein, translating to MLVAFSVAPSGGGAPDASVHDAVAAAVKVVRESGLPNHTDAMFTTIEGEWDEVFDVVRRATEAVGAYGTRVSLVLKADIRPGYTGELTGKVDRLEEAIRRNP from the coding sequence ATGCTGGTCGCCTTCTCCGTCGCCCCCTCGGGCGGCGGTGCCCCCGACGCGAGTGTTCACGACGCGGTCGCGGCCGCGGTGAAGGTGGTGCGCGAGAGCGGCCTGCCGAACCACACCGACGCGATGTTCACCACCATCGAGGGGGAGTGGGACGAGGTCTTCGACGTCGTGCGCCGCGCCACCGAGGCGGTGGGCGCCTACGGCACGCGCGTCTCCCTGGTGCTGAAGGCCGACATCCGGCCCGGCTACACCGGCGAGCTCACCGGCAAGGTCGACCGCCTCGAAGAGGCCATCCGCCGGAAC